The Microbacterium horticulturae genome has a window encoding:
- a CDS encoding ABC transporter permease — protein MTDLRQAHEPEKAHPSLQELRAEALAHGRKPRRYGSWYATEHMLRAMRAYGWTIVVGALGQPLVYLFGLAIGLAALIQQDIPTAGGGHVSYLVFVAPSLLMTATIAVASEEFTYPVMAGFKWRRYFYGFNASPLGSPQIANGVIVAASARMFFAAAAYYLFIWGFGAVLPVVTVPAPATAWLSVFIGLLAGWAFGMPLLAYAASLEEDTGQFALVQRFVFMPMFLFSGTFFPLTNLPIWLQWIGWISPLWHATELGRMASFGAPVDLLMLAVHLAYLLVLTGGGYLLARRVFTRRLAK, from the coding sequence ATGACAGACCTTCGTCAGGCTCACGAACCGGAGAAGGCCCACCCCTCGCTTCAGGAGTTGCGGGCCGAGGCGCTCGCGCACGGGCGCAAGCCGCGCCGGTACGGCTCCTGGTACGCGACCGAGCACATGCTGCGGGCCATGCGCGCCTACGGCTGGACGATCGTGGTCGGCGCGCTCGGGCAACCGCTGGTCTACCTGTTCGGGCTGGCGATCGGCCTGGCCGCGCTCATCCAACAAGACATCCCGACCGCCGGCGGCGGCCACGTCTCCTACCTCGTCTTCGTCGCCCCTTCGCTGCTGATGACCGCGACGATCGCGGTCGCCAGCGAAGAGTTCACGTATCCGGTGATGGCCGGATTCAAATGGCGCCGCTACTTCTACGGCTTCAACGCCTCGCCCCTGGGGTCGCCGCAGATCGCGAACGGCGTCATCGTCGCAGCATCCGCCCGCATGTTCTTCGCCGCGGCCGCGTACTACCTGTTCATCTGGGGATTCGGCGCCGTGCTGCCGGTCGTCACGGTCCCGGCCCCGGCGACGGCGTGGCTGTCGGTGTTCATCGGGCTTCTGGCCGGGTGGGCATTCGGGATGCCGCTGCTCGCCTACGCCGCGTCGCTCGAAGAAGACACGGGCCAGTTCGCGCTGGTGCAGAGGTTCGTGTTCATGCCCATGTTCCTGTTCTCGGGCACGTTCTTCCCACTGACGAACCTGCCGATCTGGCTGCAGTGGATCGGCTGGATCTCGCCGCTGTGGCATGCGACCGAGCTCGGCCGGATGGCCAGCTTCGGGGCGCCGGTCGACCTGCTCATGCTCGCCGTGCACCTCGCGTACCTGCTCGTGCTCACCGGGGGCGGCTATCTTCTGGCCCGTCGCGTCTTCACGCGGAGGCTCGCGAAATGA